The region AACCAATCAATGTCGTTATTTAAAGCCAGTGGTTTATCCAGATCAACTTAAAATCGGGGTACGTATTGAAGAGATGGGTACTACATCATTTCGTATGAGTTATTTATTATGGAGTGAGCAGCAGCAGAGTGTAGTCGCAATTTCTGAAGCAGCTCTGGTTTGTATAAATAAAAATACCATGCAGAAAATGCCAATTCCTGAAGAGGTACAGGAAATAATAAGAAACTTAGAGAAGACGGCCGAACATATACTTTAGAACACCACAAAATTATTTAATTTTGTAATTAAATTTATTATTTGTTGTTATCCGTTTAAATTTTTTTATTGAATATTTTATTCAACCCAAATACTATGAAAAAGTTATTTATAAAACGAATAATATTATTTTTATGGAGAGAGTGATGCCAGACATTACGAATTTATCAGTTGAAGAGTTAAAGCGCTTACAAGCTGAAGCTGAAGCATTAATTGCGTCTAAAAAAGACCAGGAAATTGAAGATGCTTATAATCAGGTATTAAGCATTGCAGAAAAAGTAGATATGACCATTGAGCAGTTGCTCGAGTATGGTGCCTCTAAGCGTAAGAAATCATCTCGTAAGACTGTAGAACCACGCTATCGCAGTAAGGCAAATCCGGAAGAGACCTGGACAGGTCGTGGTAAACAGCCACGCTGGTTGGTTGCAGAACTGGAAAAAGGTGCCAAGCTGGAAGATTTCCTGATCTAAAGATTCGATTATGAATGTCATCATAGGTCGGTCATGGAGATGACCTATGCATCTTTAACCAAGCATCATTGCTTGGTTTTTTTATGCCTATCAATTGGCGTGGTGAGAAAAGTATGCATAATGTGCTTATATAAGAAAAGAATGATAACCAGGAACTGAAATTGATGGATTGGTTGGGGTGGGATGAGCAGTAAACCGAAAACTTTCAAATGGTTAATTCTTGCCATAGTCGCCTTTTTTATTTTTGTAGTTTTGCAGGTGCCTGCTGCCTGGCTGATTTCAAAATTTTATAAAAATAATCAGGTACTGCATAACGTCAGTGGCAATATCTGGCAGGGCAGTGCTGACTGGAAAAAAGGTCAATTGCGTGGCAGTCTGAACTGGCAGGTTCGTCCATTGGATTTGTTGTTATGGCGTCTCGGGGCAGATATGGAAGTACATAGCGGCAATACTAAAATTGCCGGTGTCATGGCTTACGGCTTGAGCAAAACGCTAGTCGTAAAGAATCTGGAAGGACAGCTGGCACCAGAAACCCTGAAACATCTGGCAGACTGGCAATGGCCAACCAATGCGATTCAATTTAAGCAGCTTGATTTTAAATATAAGAAACAAAATGGCTTTAGTGATGTCAATGGTCAGTTAA is a window of Acinetobacter sp. ASP199 DNA encoding:
- the gspN gene encoding type II secretion system protein N, translating into MSSKPKTFKWLILAIVAFFIFVVLQVPAAWLISKFYKNNQVLHNVSGNIWQGSADWKKGQLRGSLNWQVRPLDLLLWRLGADMEVHSGNTKIAGVMAYGLSKTLVVKNLEGQLAPETLKHLADWQWPTNAIQFKQLDFKYKKQNGFSDVNGQLNWTGGELIYTFAQRQERMSVPVLAGKLADESGKLLLDVRDSRDQKMLNIELDPDLMLNVQLTQRMLLNVPSYEGKAGLDTYVISTRQPLMGGLN
- a CDS encoding H-NS histone family protein; its protein translation is MMPDITNLSVEELKRLQAEAEALIASKKDQEIEDAYNQVLSIAEKVDMTIEQLLEYGASKRKKSSRKTVEPRYRSKANPEETWTGRGKQPRWLVAELEKGAKLEDFLI
- a CDS encoding thioesterase family protein, giving the protein MESLAHYPVIFEQRVAWGDMDAFGHVNNAVYYRYIESARLAYLARLNILLGPLLTVVVTNQCRYLKPVVYPDQLKIGVRIEEMGTTSFRMSYLLWSEQQQSVVAISEAALVCINKNTMQKMPIPEEVQEIIRNLEKTAEHIL